In Cellulomonas sp. Y8, the genomic stretch CGGGGAACACCGTGAGCCACCACGCCGTGTCGATGTACACCCGGCCCGCGTTGAGCATCGCGCCCCACTCCGGCGACGGCGGCAGCGTCCCCAGCCCGAGGAAGCTCAGCGCGCACACCCACACCACGGCCTGCCCGATCCCGAGGGTCGCGACCGACACCAGCGGCCAGAGCGTGTTCGGCACGACGTGCCGGCGCAGCACGGTGAGGGGCGGGTGCCCCTCGAGCCGCGCCGCCTCCACGTACCCGCTGGTCGCCACCGACCGCACCCGGGCGCGCAGCATCCGGGCGTACCCCGGCGCGGTCGCCGCGCCGACGGCCAGCACCGACGCCTCCACGCCCGCCCCGAGGACCGCCACGAGCAGCAGGGCGAGCACCAGCGTCGGCAGCGCGAACAGCACCTCGAGCACCCGCCCGATCCCGGCGTCGAGCCAGCGCGGCCCGAGCCCCGCGGCGAAGCCCAGCACCAGCCCGGCGCCGACGCCGATCGCGGTCGCGGCCGCGCCGATGCCGAGCGACGCCGCCGCGCCGTGCACGACGCGCGTGTAGACGTCGCGGCCGGACTCGTCGGTGCCGAACCAGTGGCCGGGCTCCGGCGCGGTGAACGCCGCACGCGCGTCGATGGCGTTCGGGTCGCCCGGGGCCAGCACGTCGGGCCAGAGCACCGCGACGGCCATCCACAGCACCGCGAGCGCCGCGAGCACGCCCGGGACGCCGAGCCCGCGCACGACCCCGACGGCACCGGCCGTCAGCCGCGCCCCCGCGCCGCCCGGGCCGCCCGCACCCCCGCCCGCGCCGCGCCCGCCGTCGCCCGCCGCGCCCCGGCGCTCCGCCGCCACGGCCGTCACCCGAGCACCGCCGGCTCCCCGGCGCGCGCGGCCGGTGCCGCCCCGCCGGGCGTCCCGGGCACCTCGGCGGCGCCCCGCAGCCGCGGGTCGAGCAGCCGCTCGACGACGTCGACCAGCAGCATCACCACGACGTACGCCAGCGCGA encodes the following:
- a CDS encoding ABC transporter permease — encoded protein: MTAVAAERRGAAGDGGRGAGGGAGGPGGAGARLTAGAVGVVRGLGVPGVLAALAVLWMAVAVLWPDVLAPGDPNAIDARAAFTAPEPGHWFGTDESGRDVYTRVVHGAAASLGIGAAATAIGVGAGLVLGFAAGLGPRWLDAGIGRVLEVLFALPTLVLALLLVAVLGAGVEASVLAVGAATAPGYARMLRARVRSVATSGYVEAARLEGHPPLTVLRRHVVPNTLWPLVSVATLGIGQAVVWVCALSFLGLGTLPPSPEWGAMLNAGRVYIDTAWWLTVFPGLAITATAAALTVLGRRVGAVAS